The Hyperolius riggenbachi isolate aHypRig1 chromosome 3, aHypRig1.pri, whole genome shotgun sequence genome window below encodes:
- the AMIGO2 gene encoding amphoterin-induced protein 2 produces the protein MYFFIPSLSVEIGNVHTKWKSLAYLFLFCFIGSVGGAPPGVCPPACICASDIVSCTNKNLSVVPRTIFKFIRRLDLSYNKIGFLDPDWFPVLFDKLHTFLLNHNAISSISTGSFSTIPNLRYLDLSFNNLRTLSNPVFQELKMLEVLLLYKNQLTHIDSGAFGGLHKLQKLYLGYNELTYFPLDLYVGRSKLAELVLLDISHNHLQSVPVQQISLISARQLSGIYLHKNPFACDCQLNTMLNFWYRRHFGPVVEFKTYYSCSLPFQAKELPLIQESFLNCSESAVNGSFHAFGLLYEAQVGERLVVHCDSKIIDSDTEFSWLISDDRVLKPETKVDHFHVFSNGSLEIEDAQIADSGIYTCFAINNIKLINESVDIRIMVSNFTSHRSHSHEAFNTAFTTLAACVVSIVLVLLYLYLTPCRCWCRSKKHKRKQNQNSAHSSVISATPSHEAHAERKSSTGKRVVFLEPVKQAQQGQNGKVRLITGDNLTAESILKNSRSKSDSDSVSSVFSDAPFIAPV, from the coding sequence atgtatttttttattccttCTTTATCTGTGGAAATTGGAAATGTCCACACAAAATGGAAAAGCCTTgcctatttgtttttgttttgctttattgGCAGCGTTGGTGGTGCTCCCCCTGGGGTGTGTCCTCCAGCTTGCATCTGTGCCAGTGATATTGTAAGCTGCACTAACAAGAACTTGTCTGTTGTTCCCAGGACAATCTTTAAGTTTATCCGAAGACTGGATTTAAGCTACAACAAAATAGGCTTTCTGGATCCGGACTGGTTTCCTGTATTATTTGATAAATTACATACTTTTCTTTTAAATCATAACGCCATCAGCAGTATATCTACTGGAAGCTTTTCCACCATTCCAAACCTGAGATACCTTGACCTATCCTTCAATAATCTTCGGACGCTGAGCAATCCGGTTTTTCAAGAACTTAAAATGTTAgaagttctgctgctttacaAAAATCAGTTAACCCATATTGACTCTGGGGCATTTGGAGGCCTCCACAAGCTGCAGAAACTGTACCTTGGCTACAATGAACTGACTTATTTCCCACTAGACTTGTACGTTGGCAGAAGTAAACTGGCAGAACTTGTGCTGTTGGACATTTCTCATAACCATTTGCAATCAGTGCCTGTTCAGCAAATAAGCTTAATCTCAGCAAGGCAACTTAGTGGGATTTACCTTCACAAAAATCCTTTTGCTTGTGACTGCCAGCTGAACACCATGCTGAATTTTTGGTACCGCAGACATTTTGGTCCCGTTGTGGAGTTTAAAACTTATTACAGCTGTAGTTTACCGTTTCAGGCTAAAGAACTGCCTCTTATCCAAGAGAGTTTTCTCAACTGTTCTGAAAGTGCTGTTAATGGGTCTTTTCATGCATTTGGCCTATTGTATGAGGCTCAGGTTGGAGAGAGGCTGGTGGTCCATTGTGACAGTAAGATCATCGATTCAGACACCGAGTTTAGTTGGCTAATCTCTGATGACAGAGTACTGAAGCCAGAAACCAAAGTTGACCATTTTCATGTGTTTTCTAATGGGAGCCTTGAAATTGAAGATGCCCAAATTGCAGATTCGGGTATTTATACATGTTTTGCAATAAACAACATCAAGCTGATTAATGAGTCAGTAGACATAAGAATCATGGTGAGCAATTTTACGAGTCATAGGTCTCATTCCCATGAGGCATTCAACACTGCCTTTACTACCCTAGCTGCCTGCGTAGTCAGCATAGTTTTGGTCCTTCTCTACCTTTATCTCACACCCTGCCGATGCTGGTGTAGATCAAAAAAGCACAAAAGAAAGCAAAACCAAAACAGTGCCCACTCCTCTGTCATAAGTGCCACGCCGTCTCATGAGGCCCATGCTGAGAGGAAGTCTAGCACTGGAAAACGGGTAGTGTTCCTGGAACCTGTCAAACAAGCACAGCAAGGCCAAAATGGGAAAGTCAGACTGATTACTGGAGACAATCTCACAGCAGAGAGCATTTTAAAGAACAGCAGATCAAAGTCTGACTCAGATTCTGTCAGCTCTGTCTTTTCCGATGCCCCTTTTATTGCTCCGGTATAA